A region from the Chthonomonadales bacterium genome encodes:
- a CDS encoding DUF5060 domain-containing protein — translation MSGRVLRAAHAAVMAALVGIGGCGGPDFGGAPRASGFDSGLGGSYSGLGGGYGGAGFGSPGFAPAGGRPGQARPDEGVRGTYAMVEVSFELPDVKGNPFDFTQNDVMVTVQQPDRRMLRIPAFFDGGKMWRARFTPTQAGRHSVSAVTLNGAAAAVQEVGKREFEVTGEREHGFVRVDPRDRARFAFDDGSAYYPIGHNAAWGDVADMLARMGPAGLNWSRVWMAHFGGLNLDWVMNEKIPEGTLSLDVARKWDAIVAAAEKAGIHFQMVLQHHGQYSSRVNSNWAENPWNKSNGGFLAGPAEFFTSSRAIALTKAKYRYIVARWGYSPAVMAWELFNEVEWTDAIAEKRPRDVVAWHDGMAAFLRDQDPYRHLVTTSSTLEVAGLWRNMDYYQPHAYPSDPIPVVTSIDGRKWDKPGFYGEIGPGEGLSSDDGSFLRRALWASMMSTSAGAAEYWAWDTVFRNGLLPIFTPAASFLRQSGALSHRQLEPLAASVDSEQRAPLTFGPGGGWSSATQADYVVSPSGTVEGQSTMPAFLQGKAHAEMFSAAVLKVVYPVDGTFAVSIGQVARAGARVRLLVDGTQAAAKEYSPAESDHAVRDTLEAKVSAGAHTVRVENDGADWVVLRGFTLTPYAPSLGVLAKGSKAYAVAWLYRRLGPGAEAKATLHLPGLDAGGYRVTWWGCDEGKTLSQVDARVPSGGVLTVPVPVSEGDLALWAARAGGPPQAK, via the coding sequence GTGAGCGGGAGAGTGCTGCGCGCGGCGCACGCGGCAGTCATGGCCGCGCTGGTGGGCATCGGCGGGTGCGGCGGGCCGGACTTCGGCGGCGCGCCGCGCGCGAGCGGGTTCGACTCGGGCCTGGGCGGCAGCTACAGCGGCCTCGGCGGCGGCTACGGCGGCGCGGGCTTCGGCTCGCCGGGCTTTGCGCCCGCCGGCGGTCGGCCGGGGCAGGCGCGGCCGGACGAGGGCGTGCGAGGAACCTACGCCATGGTGGAGGTGAGCTTCGAGTTGCCGGATGTGAAGGGCAACCCGTTCGACTTCACACAGAACGATGTTATGGTGACCGTACAACAGCCCGACCGTCGCATGTTGCGCATTCCGGCGTTCTTCGACGGCGGCAAGATGTGGCGCGCGCGCTTCACGCCCACCCAGGCCGGCCGCCACAGCGTCTCCGCGGTCACGCTCAACGGCGCCGCCGCGGCCGTCCAGGAGGTGGGGAAGCGCGAGTTCGAGGTGACCGGAGAGCGCGAGCACGGCTTCGTGCGCGTGGACCCGCGCGACCGCGCGCGCTTCGCCTTCGACGATGGCTCCGCCTACTACCCCATCGGCCACAACGCCGCGTGGGGCGACGTGGCCGACATGCTGGCCAGGATGGGGCCCGCCGGGCTCAACTGGTCCCGGGTGTGGATGGCCCACTTCGGGGGGCTCAACCTCGACTGGGTGATGAACGAGAAGATCCCCGAGGGAACGCTCTCGCTGGACGTCGCAAGAAAGTGGGACGCGATCGTGGCGGCGGCAGAGAAGGCGGGCATTCACTTCCAGATGGTGCTTCAGCATCATGGCCAGTACTCCAGCCGCGTGAACTCCAACTGGGCCGAGAACCCCTGGAACAAGAGCAACGGTGGCTTCCTGGCCGGCCCAGCCGAGTTCTTCACGAGCTCCAGAGCGATTGCACTGACGAAGGCCAAGTACCGCTACATCGTGGCCCGCTGGGGCTACTCGCCGGCGGTGATGGCCTGGGAGCTCTTCAACGAGGTGGAGTGGACCGACGCCATCGCCGAGAAGCGCCCGCGGGACGTGGTGGCGTGGCACGACGGCATGGCCGCCTTCCTCCGCGATCAGGACCCGTACCGGCACCTGGTGACGACCAGTTCGACTCTCGAGGTTGCGGGCCTCTGGCGGAACATGGACTACTATCAGCCGCACGCCTACCCATCGGACCCGATCCCGGTGGTCACCTCGATCGACGGGCGCAAGTGGGACAAGCCCGGCTTCTACGGCGAGATCGGCCCCGGCGAGGGTCTCAGCAGCGATGACGGCAGCTTCCTGCGGCGCGCGCTGTGGGCGAGCATGATGAGCACCTCGGCCGGCGCGGCCGAGTACTGGGCGTGGGACACCGTGTTCCGTAACGGCCTGCTCCCCATCTTCACCCCGGCGGCGAGCTTCCTGCGGCAGTCCGGCGCGCTGTCTCACCGCCAGCTTGAGCCGCTCGCCGCGTCCGTCGATTCGGAGCAGCGGGCGCCGCTGACCTTCGGGCCCGGCGGCGGGTGGTCCAGCGCGACACAGGCGGACTACGTCGTCTCGCCGTCGGGCACGGTGGAGGGGCAGTCGACCATGCCGGCCTTCCTGCAGGGCAAGGCGCACGCGGAGATGTTCAGCGCGGCCGTGCTGAAGGTGGTCTACCCCGTAGATGGAACGTTCGCCGTGAGCATCGGCCAGGTCGCGCGCGCCGGGGCGCGCGTGCGGCTGCTGGTGGACGGCACGCAGGCGGCGGCAAAGGAATACTCGCCTGCCGAGAGCGACCACGCGGTGCGCGACACGCTGGAGGCGAAGGTCTCGGCGGGAGCCCACACCGTGCGCGTGGAGAACGATGGGGCCGATTGGGTGGTGCTTCGGGGCTTCACGCTCACGCCGTACGCGCCGTCACTCGGTGTGCTGGCGAAGGGGAGCAAGGCCTACGCCGTGGCGTGGCTCTATCGGCGCCTCGGCCCCGGGGCCGAGGCGAAGGCCACGCTGCACCTTCCGGGCCTGGATGCGGGCGGCTACCGGGTGACCTGGTGGGGTTGCGACGAGGGCAAGACGCTCTCGCAGGTTGACGCGAGGGTGCCCTCGGGCGGAGTGCTGACGGTGCCCGTGCCGGTCTCCGAGGGCGATCTCGCTCTGTGGGCGGCGCGCGCGGGCGGCCCGCCGCAGGCGAAGTAG
- a CDS encoding 50S ribosomal protein L10: MRTKGPRADKVETVAGLSEIYERSNGAILTNYRGLTVAEITGLRRKLRESGGAYHVVKNTLFRRVLGESLAPELDALLTGPTGIAFADDPVATSKALLDYLRDLRKPDVVVKGAYVEGRVYSPEQVTALSRIPPREIVLGQALGTLQAPLSDFAGTMNGVMSEFARTLQALADQRQAEAA; this comes from the coding sequence ATGCGCACCAAAGGCCCGCGCGCCGACAAGGTCGAGACCGTCGCCGGGCTCAGCGAGATCTACGAACGCTCCAACGGCGCGATCCTGACCAACTACCGCGGCCTGACCGTCGCTGAGATCACGGGACTGCGACGCAAGCTGCGCGAGAGCGGCGGAGCGTACCACGTCGTCAAGAACACCCTGTTCCGCCGCGTTCTTGGCGAGAGCCTGGCGCCCGAGCTCGACGCGCTGCTCACCGGGCCGACCGGCATCGCTTTTGCCGACGACCCGGTCGCCACGAGCAAGGCCCTGCTGGACTACCTGCGCGATCTGCGTAAGCCGGACGTCGTGGTCAAGGGCGCCTACGTCGAGGGGCGCGTCTACAGCCCGGAGCAGGTGACCGCGCTCTCGCGCATTCCGCCGCGCGAGATCGTGCTCGGACAAGCGCTCGGCACGCTCCAGGCGCCGCTGTCCGACTTCGCCGGCACGATGAACGGCGTCATGAGCGAGTTCGCGCGCACGCTGCAAGCCCTGGCGGATCAGCGCCAGGCCGAAGCCGCCTGA
- the rplL gene encoding 50S ribosomal protein L7/L12: protein MAAIDEIIGSLEKLSVLELVELTKAIQEKWGVSAAPVAVAAGPAAAPAEAAPAEEEKTAFDVVLKAVGDKKIQVIKAVREVTTLGLKEAKDLVDGAPQPVKQGIAREEAESIKAKLEAEGATVEIA, encoded by the coding sequence ATGGCCGCTATCGATGAGATCATTGGCTCGCTCGAGAAGCTCTCCGTGCTGGAGCTCGTCGAGTTGACCAAGGCGATTCAGGAGAAGTGGGGCGTTTCCGCCGCACCGGTCGCCGTCGCCGCCGGACCGGCCGCCGCGCCGGCCGAGGCCGCGCCCGCCGAGGAGGAGAAGACCGCCTTCGACGTCGTCCTCAAGGCTGTCGGCGACAAGAAGATCCAGGTCATCAAGGCCGTTCGCGAGGTCACCACGCTCGGCCTCAAGGAGGCCAAGGACCTGGTCGACGGCGCGCCGCAGCCCGTCAAGCAAGGCATCGCCAGGGAAGAGGCCGAGAGCATCAAGGCGAAACTGGAGGCCGAGGGGGCCACCGTCGAGATCGCATAG
- a CDS encoding ABC transporter substrate-binding protein — protein sequence MTTLRLLRPGPSAWVRLLLSLLASAAVLFPAGCRRADADRDAQGRTIVSVWHPWGGTSTPRIERVLAAYRRAHPDIALRVLFTPNDLSNNQKFFTSVAAGRPPDVIFVDGPQVAEWAERGALQPLDSYLKEAGVRATDYFAPCWKQNHYAGKTWALTFCADPNFAFVWNKDDFQSAGLDPEKGPTTIAELDRMADRLTRVEEGKITRIGLIPWAQYGGTNSLFTWGWAFGGSFYDEQRHRVTANDPRIVRALEWMVGYAKRYDVTRVTGLQQGFGTAQLDPFYVGQMSMRCLHISGIEDIQRYAPKLRYGITFLPAPPDGEARSSWVGGWCVALPAGARHPREGRELVRWLCADPEGTGVVGREMGLMPGYRRSPAFDTLKRLPGFGQFYRILLETRHQRPVMPVQGFYMGALQRAVDAAIYGKKTPKKALDDATAETQAELDVVLRGSG from the coding sequence GTGACGACTCTGCGGTTACTCCGGCCCGGGCCGAGCGCCTGGGTTCGCCTGCTCCTCTCCTTGCTGGCCAGCGCCGCCGTCCTCTTCCCCGCCGGGTGCCGCCGCGCCGACGCCGACCGCGACGCGCAGGGACGCACCATCGTGTCGGTGTGGCACCCGTGGGGGGGCACCTCGACGCCGCGGATCGAGCGCGTGCTGGCGGCTTACCGGCGGGCGCACCCGGACATTGCTCTGCGCGTGCTCTTCACGCCGAACGACCTCTCCAACAATCAGAAGTTCTTCACGAGCGTGGCCGCGGGACGCCCGCCCGACGTGATCTTCGTGGACGGCCCGCAGGTCGCCGAGTGGGCGGAACGCGGCGCACTGCAGCCGCTGGACAGCTACCTGAAGGAGGCCGGCGTTCGCGCCACGGACTACTTCGCGCCGTGCTGGAAGCAGAACCACTATGCCGGCAAGACGTGGGCGCTCACGTTCTGCGCCGATCCGAACTTCGCCTTCGTGTGGAACAAGGACGACTTCCAGAGCGCCGGGCTCGACCCGGAGAAGGGCCCGACCACGATCGCCGAACTGGACCGCATGGCCGACCGGCTCACGCGCGTCGAGGAGGGGAAGATCACGCGCATCGGCCTGATCCCGTGGGCGCAGTACGGCGGTACGAACTCGCTGTTCACCTGGGGGTGGGCCTTTGGCGGCTCCTTCTACGATGAGCAGCGGCACAGGGTGACGGCCAACGACCCGCGGATCGTGCGCGCCCTCGAATGGATGGTCGGCTACGCGAAGCGCTACGACGTGACGCGGGTGACGGGACTGCAACAGGGGTTCGGCACCGCGCAACTCGACCCGTTCTACGTTGGCCAGATGTCGATGCGATGCCTGCACATCAGCGGCATCGAGGACATCCAGCGGTATGCGCCGAAGCTGCGTTACGGGATCACGTTCCTGCCGGCACCGCCGGACGGCGAGGCGCGCTCCTCGTGGGTGGGAGGTTGGTGCGTGGCGCTTCCGGCCGGCGCGAGACATCCCCGCGAGGGCCGCGAGCTCGTGCGCTGGCTCTGCGCGGACCCGGAGGGCACCGGAGTCGTCGGGCGCGAGATGGGCCTGATGCCAGGCTACCGCCGGTCGCCCGCGTTCGACACGCTCAAGCGGCTTCCGGGCTTCGGCCAGTTCTACCGGATCCTGCTGGAAACACGGCACCAGCGGCCGGTGATGCCCGTGCAGGGGTTCTACATGGGCGCCCTTCAGCGCGCGGTGGACGCGGCCATCTACGGCAAGAAGACGCCGAAGAAGGCGCTCGACGACGCCACCGCGGAGACACAGGCCGAGCTCGACGTTGTGCTGCGCGGCAGCGGGTAG
- a CDS encoding acyl-CoA thioesterase, whose protein sequence is MADSPFQADGVVHHALRVRYAETDQMRVAYYGRYFEWFEAARSEFCRAREIDYGELERQGLFLPVAEARCRYRAPARYDDELVVEIRVAVAARRTIRFLYTVRRGDELVAEGETVQVLVDSGGRPRSFPAGLLARFRGAAPVNAA, encoded by the coding sequence ATGGCCGACAGCCCATTCCAAGCGGACGGTGTGGTGCACCACGCCCTCCGCGTGCGCTACGCCGAAACGGACCAGATGCGCGTCGCGTACTATGGTCGGTACTTCGAGTGGTTCGAGGCCGCCAGAAGCGAGTTCTGCCGCGCGCGCGAGATCGACTACGGCGAGCTTGAGCGCCAGGGGCTCTTCCTACCCGTCGCGGAGGCCCGCTGCCGCTATCGCGCGCCGGCGCGCTACGACGACGAACTCGTCGTGGAGATCCGCGTGGCGGTCGCGGCCCGGCGCACGATCCGGTTCCTGTACACGGTGCGCCGAGGCGATGAGCTGGTGGCGGAAGGGGAGACGGTGCAGGTCCTCGTGGACTCCGGCGGGCGGCCGCGCTCGTTCCCGGCAGGCCTGCTCGCGCGCTTTCGCGGCGCGGCCCCGGTGAACGCGGCCTGA
- a CDS encoding DUF2752 domain-containing protein: protein MADRDSGDRGRRDRVGHDLGGGPALTAGTDHLLPASVRRLAGSTAFWLGSVVTFVLVGTLAGAHGYAPGIPCLFRATFRVPCPGCGLTRSLEALWRGDLGESLRMHPLGPLVFALLIGLAAGCAAYAALPAARPALRRLGVRVQHPRVMRWALTALLATWLARIALAVAGVVGFPGS from the coding sequence ATGGCTGATCGTGATTCTGGCGATCGCGGGCGGCGCGATCGGGTCGGCCACGATCTCGGCGGGGGGCCGGCTCTGACAGCGGGCACCGACCACCTCCTGCCGGCCTCGGTCCGCCGCCTGGCCGGCTCGACGGCCTTCTGGCTCGGGTCGGTGGTGACCTTCGTGCTGGTCGGTACGCTCGCCGGAGCCCACGGGTACGCGCCTGGCATCCCGTGCCTCTTTCGCGCGACCTTTCGCGTGCCGTGCCCCGGTTGCGGTCTGACGCGCAGCCTGGAGGCGCTCTGGCGCGGCGACCTGGGGGAATCGCTGCGCATGCACCCGCTCGGTCCGCTCGTGTTCGCCTTGCTGATCGGGCTGGCCGCCGGCTGCGCGGCTTACGCGGCGCTCCCGGCCGCGCGCCCGGCGCTGCGGCGGCTCGGGGTCCGGGTTCAACACCCGCGCGTGATGCGCTGGGCGCTGACCGCGCTGCTGGCCACGTGGCTCGCTCGGATCGCCCTCGCCGTCGCCGGCGTCGTCGGCTTCCCGGGATCCTGA
- a CDS encoding polysaccharide deacetylase family protein: MPLLAAACAAALVAAGCRQAGAPVVSAAPIPAPPPQISEVDLKAYRPNEAGAIMVIMYHRFEADKPNTDVNRTPEQFRRDLEGLYKRGYRPVTVSDLVQNRMEVPPGKTPVVLTFDDSWATQFRIVTGRDGNPHIDPDCAIGILETFSRAHDDWPTRGTFFILPHEGRNSDPFGQPGFVADKFAYLLKHGYEVGNHTSTHPRSMRSLSADQVRWEIATAVRDIKQVAPGAIVQSLAVPYGKTPRDRAARAALLSGEDRGTSYENKAVVMAAWRPVGSPILKVGRRVSDQVAAYDPHHIERVLPDPRQATKAGTLEYWMRFFDSNPGERYVSDGNPKVAAFPNGVSRMVDIERLRAAGITPQPYSAGAAAAGGGRRGLSVE; the protein is encoded by the coding sequence ATGCCCCTTCTGGCCGCCGCCTGCGCGGCCGCGCTCGTCGCCGCGGGCTGCCGCCAGGCCGGGGCCCCCGTGGTCTCCGCGGCGCCGATCCCGGCCCCGCCCCCGCAGATATCCGAGGTCGACCTGAAGGCCTACCGGCCGAACGAGGCAGGGGCCATCATGGTGATCATGTACCACCGGTTCGAGGCCGACAAGCCGAACACCGACGTTAACCGCACGCCCGAGCAGTTTCGGCGCGACCTGGAGGGGCTCTACAAGCGCGGCTACCGCCCGGTCACCGTCAGCGATCTGGTCCAGAACCGCATGGAAGTGCCGCCCGGGAAGACGCCGGTCGTGCTGACCTTCGACGACTCATGGGCAACGCAGTTCCGCATCGTGACCGGGCGGGACGGCAATCCGCATATCGACCCGGACTGCGCGATCGGCATCCTGGAGACCTTCTCCAGGGCGCACGACGACTGGCCCACGAGGGGAACCTTCTTCATTCTGCCACACGAGGGGCGCAACAGCGACCCGTTCGGACAGCCCGGATTCGTGGCCGACAAGTTCGCCTACCTGTTGAAGCACGGCTACGAGGTCGGCAACCACACCTCTACGCACCCGAGGAGCATGCGCTCGCTCTCGGCAGATCAGGTGCGCTGGGAGATCGCCACCGCCGTCCGCGACATCAAGCAGGTCGCCCCGGGCGCCATCGTGCAGTCGCTCGCGGTGCCCTATGGCAAGACGCCGCGCGACAGGGCCGCCCGGGCCGCGCTGCTCTCCGGCGAGGATCGCGGCACCTCCTACGAGAACAAGGCGGTGGTGATGGCGGCCTGGCGGCCCGTCGGGTCACCGATTCTGAAGGTCGGTAGGCGCGTGTCCGACCAGGTGGCTGCCTACGATCCGCACCATATCGAGCGCGTTCTGCCCGATCCGCGGCAAGCGACGAAGGCGGGAACGCTGGAGTACTGGATGAGGTTTTTCGACTCGAACCCCGGCGAGCGATATGTGAGCGACGGGAACCCGAAGGTGGCGGCGTTCCCCAACGGAGTGTCGAGGATGGTCGATATCGAGCGCCTGCGGGCCGCGGGCATCACGCCGCAGCCCTACTCCGCCGGCGCGGCCGCCGCCGGCGGGGGCCGGCGGGGCCTGTCGGTGGAATGA
- a CDS encoding alpha-glucosidase/alpha-galactosidase encodes MPIKIAIIGAGSVGFTRGMVRDILCVPELQNARFAFTDISEHNLDMVYRLCRRDVEANRVPATVEAMADRRAALEGANYVFSFVRVGGLEAFQTDIDIPLRYGVDQCVGDTLAPGGIMYGQRTIPVLLDFCKDIAEVAAPDCLFLNYSNPMAMNTWACNRHGHGVRTVGLCHGVHGGHAQIAAALGLPMDELDITAAGINHQTWYIGVLHRGEDMTGRLLEAFERHPEYSRTERVRIDMLRRFGYYSTESNGHLSEYVPWYRKRADEIRDWIDLGSWINGETGGYLRVCVEGRNWFEHDFPNWMQAPPAEYRPDNRGHEHGSYIIEAMETGRVYRGHFNVANRGCITNLPPDAVVEVPGYVDANGMSIPIVGDLPLGCAAVCNASISVQRLAVEAAVHGDDTLLRQAMMMDPLTGAVCDPPEIWQMVDEMLVAQGRWLPRYGRAVEAAKARLRAGNLLATRDHRGAARLHTRSVDEMQADREAATRNAAEADKARERPAAEQ; translated from the coding sequence ATGCCCATCAAGATCGCCATCATCGGCGCCGGCAGTGTCGGCTTTACGCGCGGCATGGTGCGGGACATCCTCTGTGTTCCCGAGCTTCAAAACGCGCGCTTCGCCTTCACCGACATCAGCGAGCATAACCTCGACATGGTCTACCGGCTCTGCCGCCGCGACGTCGAAGCCAACCGGGTCCCGGCCACCGTCGAGGCCATGGCCGACCGCCGGGCCGCGCTCGAGGGCGCCAACTACGTTTTCTCCTTCGTCCGCGTCGGCGGCCTGGAGGCCTTCCAGACCGACATCGACATCCCCTTGCGCTACGGCGTGGACCAGTGTGTCGGCGACACCCTGGCCCCGGGCGGCATCATGTACGGCCAGCGCACCATCCCGGTGCTGCTGGACTTCTGCAAGGACATCGCCGAGGTCGCCGCGCCGGATTGCCTGTTTCTCAACTATTCGAACCCGATGGCGATGAACACCTGGGCATGCAACCGCCATGGCCACGGTGTGCGAACGGTCGGACTCTGCCACGGCGTACACGGCGGCCACGCGCAGATCGCGGCGGCGCTCGGCCTGCCTATGGACGAGCTGGACATCACCGCCGCCGGCATCAACCACCAGACCTGGTACATTGGTGTGCTGCACAGGGGCGAGGACATGACCGGCCGGCTGCTGGAGGCGTTCGAGCGGCACCCCGAGTACAGCCGGACCGAGAGAGTCCGTATTGACATGCTGCGCCGGTTCGGATACTACAGCACGGAGTCCAACGGCCACCTGAGCGAGTACGTTCCCTGGTACCGCAAGCGGGCGGACGAGATCCGCGACTGGATCGACCTCGGCTCCTGGATCAACGGCGAGACCGGCGGCTACCTGCGCGTGTGCGTGGAGGGGCGCAACTGGTTCGAGCACGACTTCCCGAACTGGATGCAGGCGCCGCCCGCCGAGTACCGGCCGGATAACCGCGGGCACGAGCACGGTTCGTACATCATCGAGGCGATGGAGACCGGCCGCGTCTACCGCGGTCACTTCAACGTGGCCAACCGCGGCTGCATCACGAACCTGCCGCCGGACGCCGTCGTGGAGGTGCCCGGATACGTGGACGCCAACGGGATGAGCATCCCGATCGTGGGCGACCTGCCGCTCGGCTGCGCGGCGGTGTGCAACGCGAGCATCAGCGTGCAGCGCCTGGCGGTGGAGGCCGCCGTCCATGGCGACGACACGCTGCTGCGGCAAGCCATGATGATGGATCCGCTCACCGGCGCCGTTTGCGACCCGCCGGAGATCTGGCAGATGGTCGACGAGATGCTCGTGGCCCAGGGGCGCTGGCTGCCGCGCTACGGCCGGGCCGTCGAGGCCGCGAAGGCGCGCCTGCGCGCGGGCAACCTTCTCGCTACCCGCGACCACCGCGGCGCAGCCCGACTGCACACCCGGTCGGTGGACGAGATGCAGGCGGACCGCGAGGCGGCTACCCGCAACGCGGCCGAGGCCGACAAGGCGCGCGAGCGGCCCGCCGCCGAGCAGTGA
- a CDS encoding TIM barrel protein — protein MPIPALAEHVAGLGFAGVELPVRPGYPVHPGNAATELPRAARALEAVGLRVASVAGAADEATVEACAAAGVPLLRVCLFVGDSEDYLAAEARMRCGIEALVPALERGGVTLGIQNHCGRSVCNAMGLRSLLADLEPRCVAAVWDPAHNALQGEEPELALDIVWPSLRMVNLKNAFWRRATGPEAESVEWTPYWTSGRQGLASWPRVAAQLGRRGYAGPVCLTAEYTDQASVDRLIAEDLRYARALFDAKG, from the coding sequence ATGCCGATCCCGGCGCTCGCGGAGCACGTGGCGGGGCTGGGCTTCGCCGGCGTCGAGTTGCCGGTGCGTCCGGGCTACCCGGTGCATCCCGGCAACGCCGCGACGGAGCTTCCGCGCGCGGCGCGCGCGCTCGAGGCCGTCGGGCTGCGCGTGGCGAGCGTCGCCGGCGCGGCCGACGAGGCCACCGTGGAGGCGTGCGCGGCGGCCGGCGTGCCGCTCCTGCGCGTGTGCCTTTTCGTGGGCGATTCGGAGGACTACCTGGCCGCGGAGGCCCGCATGCGATGCGGGATCGAGGCGCTGGTGCCGGCGCTGGAGCGCGGGGGGGTCACTCTCGGCATCCAGAACCACTGCGGCCGGTCCGTGTGCAACGCGATGGGGTTGCGCTCGCTGCTTGCCGACCTCGAGCCGCGCTGCGTGGCGGCCGTGTGGGACCCCGCGCACAACGCGCTGCAGGGCGAGGAGCCCGAGCTCGCGCTCGACATCGTGTGGCCGTCGCTGCGCATGGTGAACCTGAAGAACGCCTTCTGGAGGCGCGCCACGGGCCCCGAGGCCGAGAGCGTCGAGTGGACGCCCTACTGGACCAGCGGCCGGCAGGGGCTCGCCTCCTGGCCGCGCGTGGCCGCGCAACTCGGGCGGCGCGGCTACGCCGGGCCGGTCTGTCTGACCGCCGAGTACACGGACCAGGCCTCCGTCGATCGACTGATCGCGGAGGACCTGCGGTACGCGCGCGCCCTCTTCGACGCGAAGGGCTAG
- a CDS encoding ribose-phosphate pyrophosphokinase produces the protein MAATPQVLFVGTETDNPFAIDIAVFCGQPTDVSDVLSLKTFANTEFCPRFISDESDMRDVGRKLHGTTVVIVSTVSNSLSRNELALRSMLVARAAKDNGAQRVVLVEPDLYFSAQDRGPLPEHGEVGFERDATDFKKFDGQPFSSRLYAQALALAGVDAVITVHNHSVSVAQLFSRVVPEGFVNLGPAEVFADYVRGSDLTPALHSGRGLLICAPDRGARDVTSQVHRLLPAGRARLLYIAKQRLGERNVSSFIDPESPCSAGEIAGRDVIVIDDMVRTGTTISGCCRLLKEAGAGRVVFCVTHFYASPEGREILNTPGLDEIVTTNTLPCILNRDMQGRLRRKLTVLKIEKWISRAVLQYLGLSTAHLQPPLYAVDMSSKNPRWAPRPNTAGCCAPAE, from the coding sequence ATGGCCGCCACCCCGCAGGTCCTGTTCGTGGGCACCGAAACCGACAACCCCTTCGCCATCGACATCGCGGTGTTCTGCGGGCAGCCGACGGACGTCTCCGATGTCCTCTCGCTGAAGACCTTCGCCAACACCGAGTTCTGCCCGCGCTTCATCAGCGATGAGAGCGACATGCGCGACGTCGGCCGCAAGCTGCACGGCACGACCGTCGTCATCGTGTCCACCGTCTCCAACAGCCTGAGCCGCAATGAGCTCGCTCTCCGCAGCATGCTGGTGGCCCGCGCCGCCAAGGACAACGGCGCCCAGCGCGTCGTGCTCGTGGAACCGGACCTGTACTTCAGCGCGCAGGACCGCGGCCCGCTCCCCGAGCACGGCGAGGTGGGCTTCGAGCGCGACGCGACGGACTTCAAGAAGTTCGACGGCCAGCCCTTCAGCAGTCGGCTCTACGCCCAGGCGCTCGCCCTGGCCGGCGTCGACGCCGTCATCACCGTGCACAACCACTCCGTCTCGGTCGCGCAGCTCTTCAGCCGCGTGGTGCCGGAGGGGTTCGTCAACCTGGGCCCGGCCGAGGTGTTCGCGGACTACGTCCGCGGTTCCGACCTGACGCCTGCCCTGCACTCGGGCCGGGGCCTGCTCATCTGCGCTCCCGATCGCGGCGCTCGCGACGTGACGTCGCAGGTGCACCGGCTGCTCCCCGCGGGCCGAGCACGCCTGCTCTACATCGCCAAGCAGCGTCTGGGCGAACGCAATGTGTCCAGCTTCATCGACCCCGAGTCGCCCTGCTCCGCCGGCGAGATTGCCGGCCGCGACGTGATCGTGATCGACGACATGGTGCGCACCGGGACGACCATCAGCGGGTGTTGCCGGCTGCTGAAGGAGGCCGGAGCCGGACGCGTGGTGTTCTGCGTGACGCACTTCTACGCCTCGCCCGAAGGCCGCGAGATACTCAACACGCCGGGCCTCGACGAGATCGTGACCACGAACACCCTGCCCTGTATCCTCAACCGCGACATGCAGGGACGCCTGCGGCGTAAGCTGACCGTGCTGAAGATTGAGAAGTGGATCTCGCGCGCCGTCCTCCAGTACCTGGGGTTGAGCACCGCGCACCTGCAGCCCCCACTATATGCGGTCGACATGTCGTCCAAGAACCCACGCTGGGCTCCGCGCCCCAACACGGCAGGCTGCTGCGCGCCCGCCGAATGA
- a CDS encoding YkgJ family cysteine cluster protein gives MSAWRRFAASIEPAVCDGCRACALRCTAGIELSRHEYEAVLEYAVDPARRADVERVTQQDKTVLLGDGVTARACRYFDMGSDSCAVYPARPLVCRILGFVDWMPCPIDRVASRVPAAEALAALRAYGREERRPLEAWDGGEAPAVFGMAAPRGAEP, from the coding sequence GTGAGCGCCTGGCGGCGTTTCGCGGCGTCGATCGAACCGGCTGTATGCGACGGCTGCCGCGCCTGCGCGCTGCGCTGCACCGCCGGCATCGAGTTGTCACGTCACGAGTACGAGGCCGTGCTGGAGTATGCGGTTGATCCCGCTCGGCGGGCCGATGTGGAGCGCGTCACCCAGCAGGACAAGACGGTGCTTCTCGGCGACGGCGTGACGGCGAGGGCCTGCCGCTACTTCGACATGGGAAGCGACTCTTGCGCCGTCTATCCCGCTCGGCCGCTGGTGTGCCGGATTCTAGGGTTCGTCGACTGGATGCCGTGCCCCATCGATCGTGTCGCCTCCCGCGTGCCCGCCGCGGAGGCGCTGGCGGCCCTGCGCGCCTACGGCCGCGAGGAGCGGCGGCCGCTGGAGGCGTGGGACGGCGGGGAGGCGCCGGCCGTGTTCGGCATGGCCGCGCCGAGGGGGGCTGAACCGTGA